A DNA window from Centropristis striata isolate RG_2023a ecotype Rhode Island chromosome 10, C.striata_1.0, whole genome shotgun sequence contains the following coding sequences:
- the LOC131979598 gene encoding leucine-rich repeat-containing protein 3-like — protein MQGLAAPDMPRKFPIFDGFALLWGLLFGLFIASAPVKACPASCHCIEKSGMTVVQCMSRNLEHIPPDLPRDTVVLLLASNHITHIPNHAFKELHYLQELDLSNNDIETVDLGAFQGVTDSLLVLDLSNNRIQSVPKEAFARLRAKISLSNNPWHCECTLQEVLRELRLDPETVNEVICHTAVQEEYAGKPVIQVLDSGINFCNFHHKTTDVAMFVTMFGWFTMVIAYVIYYVRHNQEDARRHLEYLKSLPSSSQISKDFDTISTVL, from the coding sequence ATGCAGGGCTTAGCGGCACCTGATATGCCCAGGAAATTCCCTATCTTTGATGGCTTTGCCCTCTTATGGGGCTTGCTCTTTGGATTATTCATTGCAAGTGCACCAGTGAAGGCTTGTCCCGCCAGTTGTCACTGTATCGAGAAGAGTGGTATGACCGTGGTCCAGTGTATGTCTCGCAACTTGGAGCACATCCCACCAGATCTTCCAAGAGATACTGTTGTCCTTCTTTTGGCATCCAACCACATCACCCACATCCCCAACCACGCCTTCAAAGAACTGCACTACCTTCAAGAGCTGGACCTGTCTAACAATGACATTGAAACTGTGGACCTCGGAGCTTTTCAGGGGGTCACAGACAGCCTCCTTGTCCTGGATCTATCAAACAATCGCATCCAAAGTGTCCCCAAAGAGGCGTTTGCGCGTCTACGAGCAAAAATCAGCCTCTCGAACAACCCGTGGCACTGTGAGTGCACGCTGCAGGAGGTCCTGAGGGAGCTGCGGCTGGACCCCGAGACGGTGAACGAGGTGATCTGCCACACAGCAGTGCAGGAGGAATATGCAGGCAAACCGGTAATCCAGGTGCTGGACTCAGGGATCAACTTCTGCAACTTTCACCACAAGACCACCGACGTAGCCATGTTCGTCACCATGTTCGGCTGGTTCACCATGGTGATCGCATACGTCATTTACTATGTAAGACACAATCAGGAGGATGCTAGGAGGCACCTGGAGTACCTCAAGTCACTGCCAAGCAGCTCTCAGATCAGCAAGGACTTTGACACCATCAGCACTGTTCTTTAG